Proteins encoded by one window of Micromonospora coxensis:
- a CDS encoding sodium:proton antiporter, which produces MTAAVAVGVLVAAAVHLLLQRGQLRVILGFVLLGHAVNVLLLSAGGLDRRTPAFDGAGEQTADPLPQAFALTAIVISFGITLYLLGLLGADVPAGDGGAEETADGRSAAEGGDGDDGREGRGAR; this is translated from the coding sequence GTGACCGCCGCCGTCGCCGTGGGCGTGCTGGTGGCCGCCGCGGTCCACCTGCTGCTCCAGCGCGGCCAGCTCCGGGTGATCCTCGGTTTCGTCCTGCTCGGGCACGCGGTCAACGTCCTGCTGCTCTCCGCCGGCGGGCTGGACCGGCGGACACCCGCCTTCGACGGCGCCGGCGAGCAGACCGCGGACCCGCTGCCGCAGGCGTTCGCGCTCACCGCCATCGTGATCAGCTTCGGTATCACGCTCTACCTGCTCGGGCTGCTCGGAGCGGACGTCCCGGCCGGCGACGGTGGCGCGGAGGAGACCGCCGACGGACGCTCGGCCGCCGAGGGCGGCGACGGTGACGACGGTCGCGAGGGGCGGGGAGCGCGGTGA
- a CDS encoding monovalent cation/H+ antiporter subunit D family protein yields MSRLLVLPLAGPLLTAALLLAAPRRRTAHRVAGLAVTAAVLAWAVVLLVVTRDGTVLAERIGGWPPLVAIGFAADAFSALLVTVCALVVLACLATTAVSGDDHDPLFVPLVLVLSAGAYGVFLTADLFNLFVLVEVMLVPSYVLVARGGGADRLGAARVYVAMNLLASTILLAGVGLVYGVTGSVRFGDLAAAARTSPTVGVAAGVVLLALAVKSAVVPWHDWLPRTYPEASPVVLALFSGLLTKVGLYALIRIYAVVYDGDPAYHWVIATAALLSMVVGVLGALGEATMRRVLTFHMVSQIGYVLLGLALFTAASLAAAVFYLAQYILVKAALFLCAAAVHTGHRTDRLDRLGGLATLRPLLALAFAGAALSLAGLPPFSGFVAKFLLIRAVGDAGHWVAVTVAVGVSLLTLASMLKIWGAAFWGQPSGPDGVGAVRLPARVVLPALTLAVVSLLLGPVAQPLLGLADTAAAGLLDPAAYLRAVNGR; encoded by the coding sequence GTGAGCCGGCTGCTGGTGCTGCCGCTCGCCGGCCCGCTGCTGACCGCCGCGCTGCTGCTCGCCGCACCGCGACGACGTACGGCACACCGGGTGGCCGGTCTCGCCGTGACCGCCGCCGTGCTGGCCTGGGCAGTGGTGCTGCTGGTGGTCACCCGCGACGGAACGGTGCTGGCCGAGCGGATCGGCGGCTGGCCTCCGCTGGTGGCGATCGGCTTCGCCGCCGACGCGTTCAGCGCGCTGCTGGTCACCGTCTGCGCGCTGGTGGTGCTGGCCTGCCTCGCCACGACCGCCGTATCCGGCGACGACCACGATCCGCTGTTCGTGCCACTGGTGCTCGTGCTGTCGGCCGGTGCCTACGGCGTGTTCCTCACCGCCGACCTGTTCAACCTGTTCGTGCTGGTCGAGGTCATGCTGGTGCCGTCCTACGTGCTCGTCGCGCGCGGCGGCGGCGCCGACCGGCTCGGCGCCGCCCGGGTGTACGTGGCGATGAACCTGCTCGCCTCGACGATCCTGCTGGCCGGGGTCGGTCTGGTCTACGGGGTGACCGGCTCGGTGCGTTTCGGCGACCTGGCCGCCGCGGCGCGTACCTCGCCCACGGTGGGCGTGGCCGCGGGCGTCGTGCTGCTGGCGCTGGCGGTCAAGAGCGCCGTCGTACCGTGGCACGACTGGCTGCCCAGGACCTACCCCGAGGCGTCGCCGGTGGTGCTGGCGCTCTTCTCCGGGCTGCTCACCAAGGTCGGCCTCTACGCCCTGATCCGGATCTACGCCGTCGTGTACGACGGCGATCCGGCGTACCACTGGGTGATCGCCACGGCCGCGCTGCTCAGCATGGTGGTGGGGGTGCTCGGCGCGCTCGGGGAGGCGACGATGCGGCGGGTGCTCACCTTCCACATGGTCAGCCAGATCGGGTACGTCCTGCTGGGGCTGGCCCTGTTCACCGCCGCGAGCCTCGCCGCGGCCGTCTTCTACCTGGCGCAGTACATCCTGGTGAAGGCGGCGTTGTTCCTCTGCGCCGCCGCGGTGCACACCGGTCACCGGACCGACCGGCTGGACCGGCTCGGCGGCCTGGCCACCCTCCGTCCGCTGCTGGCCCTGGCCTTCGCCGGCGCCGCGCTATCCCTGGCCGGGCTCCCGCCGTTCTCCGGGTTCGTGGCGAAGTTCCTGCTGATCCGGGCGGTCGGCGACGCCGGGCACTGGGTCGCGGTGACGGTGGCCGTCGGCGTCAGCCTGCTCACGCTGGCCTCGATGCTCAAGATCTGGGGTGCCGCGTTCTGGGGACAGCCCTCCGGACCGGACGGGGTGGGGGCGGTCCGCCTGCCGGCCCGGGTGGTGCTGCCGGCGTTGACCCTGGCGGTGGTGTCGTTGCTGCTCGGGCCGGTGGCGCAGCCCCTGCTCGGGCTGGCCGACACGGCGGCGGCCGGTCTGCTCGATCCCGCCGCCTACCTACGGGCGGTGAACGGACGGTGA
- the mbhE gene encoding hydrogen gas-evolving membrane-bound hydrogenase subunit E — MILAVVLVWQVALAACVPLLTRRLGRDAGYPLAAGFLATAGLLLVALPVILADETVTVDWRWLPSLDVSAALRMDALALVFALLVLGVGALIMAYCPRYLGRQESHTRTYLLLTLFATAMLGLVLANDLLVLFVFWELTSVLSFVLIGQGRPAAGPPAVRALLVTSGGGLALLVAVVILTLDLGTSDLGRILAEPQRLDGGPAWAAGALVLVAAFTKSAQAPFHFWLPGAMVAITPVSAYLHAATMVKAGVYLLMRFSALFGGHPGWDLTLLTVGLLTAVLGAFLALRQYDLKALLAYSTVSQLGLIVGVVGVGTPASDAAAILYTVAHALFKATLFMLVGIIDHEAGSRDIRELSGLHRVMPSTALFTALAAATMAGLPPTIGFVGKEAIFEALVEAHHVPWSGQLAAGLGVLAAVLTFAYAARLVHGVFTGPLRQPGLRAPRRSFVAPAAVAAILAAVLGPSVTLLSPVVQRAANDARPQGEPPYLAFWHGFTVALGLSALTVLLGTLLFLFRARADRLLRHLPTTTPFAVRFEAGRVRLLHLGAPVARPARAAGPAAFLLRPVLAVPVLAVVAAVALGPLPPPVREATRPGDAVLLLLLVVTLAGLVTVRSALGAVGLTGTVGLVLSVWFVTAGAPDVALTLLLVEVLTTIVVMLVLRRREPRLPPRGSRRAVLAGAVLAGATGLAAAAGTAALTGRRELSAPGRYLLAEAGPTTGGSNVVNTILVEFRALDTLGESVVLAVVALGLVSLADRFTPPERGPAPAADPVLVFAHRLLAPVMLVVSGFLFVRGHEEIGGGFIGALLAGTAVGLGHLAYAGTATPLLGRLRTRPLLVAGLLLCVGVGLAALPLGRPFLSLGKAGLPGGAALPFSTSLLFDLGVYLIVLALIVAAVRRLDVPTSAAVTGERR, encoded by the coding sequence ATGATCCTGGCGGTCGTCCTCGTCTGGCAGGTCGCGCTCGCGGCCTGCGTACCCCTGCTCACCCGCCGGCTGGGCCGCGACGCCGGGTACCCGCTGGCCGCCGGATTCCTGGCGACGGCCGGGCTGCTGCTGGTGGCGCTGCCGGTGATCCTCGCCGACGAGACGGTGACGGTCGACTGGCGGTGGCTGCCCTCGCTGGACGTCTCGGCCGCCCTGCGGATGGACGCGCTCGCCCTCGTGTTCGCCCTGCTGGTGCTCGGCGTGGGCGCCCTCATCATGGCGTACTGTCCGCGCTACCTCGGTCGCCAGGAGTCGCACACCCGGACGTACCTGCTGCTGACCCTCTTCGCCACCGCCATGCTCGGCCTGGTCCTCGCCAACGACCTGCTGGTCCTGTTCGTCTTCTGGGAACTGACGTCGGTGCTGTCCTTCGTGCTGATCGGGCAGGGCCGGCCGGCCGCCGGTCCACCGGCGGTACGGGCGCTGCTGGTCACCTCGGGCGGCGGCCTGGCCCTGCTGGTCGCGGTCGTGATCCTCACCCTCGACCTCGGCACCAGCGACCTCGGCCGCATCCTCGCCGAACCGCAGCGGCTGGACGGTGGACCGGCCTGGGCGGCCGGCGCGCTGGTGCTGGTCGCGGCCTTCACCAAGTCCGCGCAGGCGCCGTTCCACTTCTGGCTGCCCGGCGCCATGGTCGCCATCACCCCGGTCAGCGCCTACCTGCACGCGGCCACCATGGTCAAGGCCGGCGTCTACCTGCTGATGCGGTTCTCCGCCCTGTTCGGCGGCCACCCCGGGTGGGACCTGACGCTGCTCACGGTCGGCCTGCTGACCGCCGTGCTCGGCGCCTTCCTGGCGTTGCGCCAGTACGACCTCAAGGCGCTGCTGGCGTACTCCACGGTGAGCCAGCTCGGGCTGATCGTCGGTGTCGTCGGGGTGGGCACCCCCGCCTCGGACGCGGCGGCCATCCTCTACACCGTCGCCCACGCGCTGTTCAAGGCGACGTTGTTCATGCTGGTCGGCATCATCGACCACGAGGCCGGCAGCCGGGACATCCGGGAGCTGTCCGGACTGCATCGGGTCATGCCCTCGACAGCCCTGTTCACCGCCCTCGCCGCCGCCACCATGGCCGGTCTGCCGCCGACGATCGGGTTCGTCGGCAAGGAGGCGATCTTCGAGGCCCTCGTCGAGGCGCACCACGTGCCCTGGTCCGGTCAGCTGGCGGCCGGGCTCGGGGTGCTGGCCGCGGTGCTGACCTTCGCGTACGCGGCCCGACTGGTCCACGGTGTCTTCACCGGCCCGCTGCGCCAACCGGGACTACGCGCCCCGCGGCGCTCCTTCGTCGCGCCCGCCGCGGTGGCCGCGATCCTGGCCGCCGTGCTGGGACCGTCCGTCACCCTGCTCAGTCCTGTCGTGCAGCGCGCCGCGAACGACGCCCGCCCCCAGGGGGAACCGCCGTACCTGGCGTTCTGGCACGGCTTCACCGTGGCCCTCGGACTCTCCGCGCTCACCGTTCTGCTCGGTACCCTGCTCTTCCTGTTCCGCGCCCGGGCCGACCGGCTGCTGCGTCACCTGCCCACCACGACGCCCTTCGCCGTCCGGTTCGAGGCCGGTCGCGTCCGGTTGCTGCACCTCGGCGCCCCGGTCGCCCGACCGGCGCGGGCCGCCGGACCGGCGGCGTTCCTGCTCCGGCCGGTGCTGGCCGTGCCGGTGCTGGCCGTGGTGGCCGCGGTCGCCCTCGGCCCGCTGCCGCCGCCGGTGCGCGAGGCGACCCGCCCCGGCGACGCGGTGCTGCTGCTCCTGCTCGTGGTGACCCTGGCCGGACTGGTCACGGTGCGCTCGGCACTGGGCGCGGTCGGCCTCACCGGCACGGTCGGCCTGGTGCTGTCCGTCTGGTTCGTCACCGCCGGGGCGCCCGACGTCGCGTTGACGCTGCTGCTGGTCGAGGTGCTCACCACCATCGTGGTGATGCTGGTGCTGCGCCGCCGGGAGCCGCGACTACCCCCGCGCGGCTCCCGGCGCGCCGTGCTGGCCGGCGCGGTGCTGGCCGGTGCGACCGGGCTGGCCGCGGCGGCCGGCACCGCGGCGTTGACCGGTCGGCGTGAGTTGTCGGCACCCGGCCGGTACCTGCTGGCCGAGGCGGGGCCGACCACCGGCGGGAGCAACGTGGTCAACACCATCCTGGTGGAGTTCCGGGCGCTGGACACCCTCGGCGAGTCGGTGGTCCTGGCCGTCGTGGCTCTCGGGCTGGTCTCGCTCGCCGACCGGTTCACCCCGCCGGAGCGGGGCCCTGCCCCCGCCGCCGACCCGGTGCTCGTGTTCGCCCACCGGCTGCTCGCCCCGGTGATGCTGGTGGTGTCGGGCTTCCTCTTCGTCCGCGGGCACGAGGAGATCGGTGGCGGCTTCATCGGCGCCCTGCTGGCCGGGACCGCCGTCGGGCTGGGTCACCTCGCGTACGCCGGCACCGCGACGCCCCTGCTCGGCCGGCTGCGCACCCGGCCCCTGCTGGTGGCCGGGCTACTGCTCTGCGTCGGTGTGGGGCTGGCCGCCCTGCCGCTGGGCAGGCCGTTCCTCAGCCTCGGCAAGGCCGGCCTGCCCGGCGGGGCGGCCCTGCCCTTCTCCACCAGTCTGCTGTTCGACCTCGGGGTCTACCTGATCGTGCTCGCGCTGATCGTGGCGGCGGTCCGCCGGCTCGACGTGCCGACCTCGGCGGCCGTGACGGGAGAGCGGCGGTGA